A portion of the Pseudomonas sp. PSE14 genome contains these proteins:
- a CDS encoding OsmC family protein codes for MAEPTVRASFAGAAFQVKLSAGEHEWLGDVPAGLGGGDTGPSPHQLLLSALGACTSITVAMYAQRKGLPLESIDVDLKVLQERPGHTEIGRDIRLAGALTEEQRTRLLEIANACPIHKVLSGEIVITSQLVE; via the coding sequence ATGGCAGAACCGACAGTCCGTGCGTCCTTTGCAGGCGCGGCATTCCAGGTGAAATTGAGTGCCGGCGAGCATGAGTGGCTCGGCGATGTTCCCGCCGGGTTGGGCGGTGGCGACACCGGCCCTTCGCCTCACCAGCTCCTGCTGTCCGCCCTGGGCGCCTGCACGTCCATCACGGTGGCCATGTATGCGCAGCGCAAGGGCCTGCCGCTGGAGTCCATCGATGTGGATTTGAAGGTGCTGCAGGAGCGGCCAGGGCACACGGAGATCGGGCGCGACATTCGCCTGGCCGGTGCGCTGACTGAGGAGCAGCGCACGCGCTTGCTGGAGATTGCCAATGCCTGCCCGATTCACAAGGTGCTGAGTGGTGAAATTGTCATCACCAGCCAGTTGGTCGAGTGA
- the ycaC gene encoding isochorismate family cysteine hydrolase YcaC has translation MSKPYVRLDKTQAAVLLVDHQTGLLSLVRDIEPDKFKNNVLALADLAKYFKLPTILTTSFENGPNGPLVPELKEMFPDAPYIARPGNINAWDNEDFVKAVKATGKKQLIIAGVVTEVCVAFPALSALAEDFDVFVVADASGTFNEVTRDAAWRRMEAAGAQLMTWFGVACELHRDWRNDIEGLAALFSAHIPDYRNLITSYSLLTAAK, from the coding sequence ATGAGCAAGCCCTACGTCCGTCTCGACAAGACCCAGGCCGCCGTATTGCTGGTCGATCACCAGACCGGTCTGCTTTCGCTGGTTCGGGATATCGAGCCGGACAAGTTCAAGAACAACGTCCTGGCCCTGGCTGACCTGGCCAAGTACTTCAAGCTGCCGACCATCCTCACCACCAGTTTCGAAAACGGCCCCAACGGCCCGCTGGTGCCGGAGCTCAAGGAAATGTTCCCGGATGCTCCCTACATCGCCCGTCCGGGCAACATCAACGCCTGGGACAACGAAGACTTCGTCAAGGCGGTCAAGGCCACCGGCAAGAAGCAGCTGATCATTGCCGGCGTGGTGACCGAAGTGTGTGTGGCCTTCCCGGCACTCTCGGCGCTGGCCGAAGACTTCGATGTGTTTGTCGTGGCGGACGCTTCCGGCACCTTCAATGAAGTCACCCGCGATGCCGCCTGGCGCCGCATGGAAGCCGCCGGCGCCCAGCTGATGACCTGGTTCGGCGTGGCCTGCGAGCTGCACCGAGACTGGCGCAACGACATCGAGGGTCTGGCCGCGCTGTTCTCCGCGCACATTCCGGACTACCGCAACCTGATCACCAGCTACAGCCTGCTGACCGCAGCGAAGTGA
- a CDS encoding LysR substrate-binding domain-containing protein — translation MEDLNSLYYFTQVVEHGGFASAGRALDMPKSKLSRRIAELEERLGVRLLQRTSRHCSLTEIGQAYYQRCLAMRVEAEGAAEVIERNRSEPRGLVRLACPTTLLNSWVGPMLSRYMLKYPAVELFIESTNRRVDLLHEGFDVALRVRFPPLENTDMVMKVLANSTQCLVGHPDLLARLPADFRPEDLGTLPSLHWGGSQREYQWELFNPEGERLVIPHRPRMVTDDLLALRNSVVAGVGIAHLPRVAVREDLACGALVEPLPGWMPRCGIVHAIFPSRRGLLPSVRTLIDFLAEEFARSDMA, via the coding sequence ATGGAAGACCTGAACTCCCTGTACTACTTCACCCAGGTGGTGGAGCACGGCGGTTTCGCCTCGGCCGGGCGTGCGCTGGACATGCCCAAGTCGAAGCTCAGCCGGCGCATCGCGGAGCTGGAGGAGCGCCTCGGCGTGCGCCTGCTGCAGCGCACCAGCCGGCACTGCTCGCTGACCGAGATCGGACAGGCCTACTACCAGCGCTGCCTGGCCATGCGGGTGGAGGCGGAGGGCGCGGCGGAGGTGATCGAGCGCAACCGCAGCGAGCCACGCGGGCTGGTGCGCCTGGCCTGCCCGACGACGCTGCTGAACTCCTGGGTGGGGCCGATGCTGTCGCGCTACATGCTCAAGTACCCGGCGGTGGAGCTGTTCATCGAGAGCACCAACCGGCGTGTCGACCTGCTCCACGAAGGGTTCGACGTGGCCCTGCGGGTACGCTTCCCGCCGCTGGAGAACACCGACATGGTGATGAAGGTGCTGGCCAACAGCACCCAGTGCCTGGTAGGACACCCGGACCTGCTGGCCCGGTTGCCGGCGGACTTCCGTCCCGAGGACCTCGGCACTCTGCCGAGCCTGCACTGGGGCGGCTCGCAGCGCGAATACCAGTGGGAACTGTTCAATCCCGAGGGGGAACGGCTGGTGATCCCGCACCGGCCGCGCATGGTCACCGACGATCTGCTGGCCCTGCGCAACAGCGTGGTGGCGGGCGTGGGCATCGCGCACCTGCCGCGGGTGGCGGTGCGCGAGGACCTGGCCTGCGGCGCGCTGGTGGAGCCGTTGCCCGGCTGGATGCCCCGTTGCGGCATCGTCCATGCGATCTTCCCGTCACGGCGCGGCCTGTTGCCCTCGGTGCGTACGCTGATCGACTTCCTGGCCGAGGAGTTCGCCCGCAGCGATATGGCCTGA
- a CDS encoding hydrolase: MSNFAQVANFNGQIPKIDPNNAAMLLIDHQSGLFQTVKDMPMTTLRANAITLAKIATLAKIPVITTASVPQGPNGPLIPEIHEAAPHAQYVARKGEINAWDNADFVAAVEKTGRKQLIIAGTITSVCMAFPSISAVNAGYQVFAVIDASGTYSKMAQEITLARVVQAGVVPMDTAAVCSEVQQTWNRADAAQWAEAYSAVFPHYQLLIESYTKAQQVVANHEVLDSQR, encoded by the coding sequence ATGAGCAATTTTGCACAAGTCGCCAACTTCAACGGCCAGATTCCCAAGATCGATCCCAATAACGCCGCGATGCTGTTGATTGACCATCAGAGTGGTCTGTTCCAGACGGTCAAGGACATGCCGATGACCACGCTGCGGGCCAATGCCATCACCCTGGCGAAGATCGCCACGCTCGCCAAGATCCCGGTCATTACCACCGCCTCCGTGCCGCAAGGCCCCAACGGCCCGCTGATCCCGGAAATCCACGAGGCCGCGCCGCATGCCCAGTACGTGGCGCGCAAGGGTGAGATCAACGCCTGGGACAACGCGGACTTCGTCGCCGCGGTGGAAAAAACCGGCCGCAAGCAACTGATCATCGCCGGCACCATCACCAGCGTGTGCATGGCCTTCCCCAGCATCAGCGCGGTCAACGCCGGTTACCAGGTCTTTGCGGTCATCGATGCGTCCGGCACCTATTCGAAGATGGCCCAGGAAATCACCCTGGCCCGCGTGGTCCAGGCCGGCGTGGTGCCAATGGATACCGCCGCGGTGTGTTCCGAAGTTCAGCAGACCTGGAACCGCGCGGATGCCGCCCAATGGGCAGAGGCGTATAGCGCCGTGTTCCCACACTACCAATTGCTGATCGAGAGCTACACCAAGGCACAGCAGGTCGTGGCCAATCACGAAGTGCTGGACTCGCAACGCTGA
- a CDS encoding PLP-dependent aminotransferase family protein, with translation MPANKNAPLIVSLPLGAPEPGVTLQRWLYEALREAILSGRLPGGSTLPSTRALAEHYKVARGTAQAAYQQLLSEGYLQARTGSGTQVSEVLPDATLGSGYVRRKITPTAELPVPPPDTPWIERLNAIKPIFARRSVTPGLRPFFPHRGDVGAFPVDLWRKLHLHQLRSSKLPALLDADPAGLPALREAVANYLAIARGVQVGADCIVILGSVQQGLDLCLRLLVPPGEKVWMEDPGYPGARQLMEVSGVARVDVPVDHDGLRVEDGIRLAADARLAYVTPSRQAPLGGEMSPARRLALLRWASQRNAYVFEDDYDSEYRFIAKPIPALRSMPGASHSVILAGTFSKLLFPAIRLAYLVLPPQLVESFTRAAALTARHANSLGQAVLADFISEGHFDRHVRRMRKLYASRAEAFAEAAERHWRGLIRVPEIRAGLDIAVELELDDEAAAYARISAAGIDLLPLTPYSARPRAPGLVMGFAPYDEASIHAAAEVLGRALRN, from the coding sequence ATGCCCGCCAACAAGAACGCTCCCCTGATCGTTTCCCTTCCCCTCGGCGCCCCGGAGCCGGGCGTCACCCTGCAACGCTGGCTGTACGAGGCGCTGCGCGAGGCCATCCTCAGCGGGCGCCTGCCCGGCGGCAGCACCTTGCCCAGCACCCGCGCGCTGGCGGAGCACTACAAGGTCGCCCGGGGCACGGCGCAGGCGGCCTACCAGCAACTGCTGTCCGAGGGCTATCTGCAAGCGCGCACCGGCAGTGGTACCCAGGTCAGTGAGGTGCTGCCGGATGCAACCCTCGGCAGCGGCTATGTCCGGCGCAAGATCACCCCCACTGCCGAACTGCCTGTCCCGCCGCCGGACACGCCATGGATAGAGCGGCTGAATGCGATCAAGCCGATCTTCGCCCGGCGCAGCGTCACGCCGGGGCTGCGGCCGTTCTTCCCCCATCGGGGCGATGTCGGCGCCTTCCCGGTGGACCTGTGGCGCAAGCTGCACCTGCACCAGTTGCGCAGCTCCAAGCTACCGGCCCTGCTGGACGCGGACCCGGCTGGCTTGCCGGCGCTGCGCGAGGCGGTCGCCAACTACTTGGCCATTGCCCGCGGCGTGCAGGTGGGCGCCGACTGCATCGTCATTCTCGGCAGCGTGCAGCAAGGGCTGGACCTGTGCCTGCGGCTGCTGGTGCCGCCGGGGGAAAAGGTCTGGATGGAGGACCCGGGATATCCCGGCGCGCGGCAACTGATGGAAGTCTCCGGCGTTGCGCGGGTGGACGTACCGGTGGACCACGACGGCCTGCGGGTGGAGGACGGCATCCGCCTGGCTGCCGACGCTCGCCTGGCCTACGTCACGCCGTCGCGGCAGGCGCCATTGGGCGGCGAGATGTCCCCGGCGCGCCGACTCGCCCTGCTGCGCTGGGCCAGCCAGCGCAATGCCTATGTGTTCGAGGACGACTACGACAGCGAGTACCGCTTCATCGCCAAACCGATCCCGGCGCTGCGCTCGATGCCGGGAGCGAGCCACTCGGTGATCCTCGCCGGCACCTTCAGCAAACTGCTGTTCCCGGCGATCCGACTGGCCTACCTGGTGCTACCGCCGCAACTGGTGGAAAGCTTCACCCGCGCCGCCGCCCTCACCGCCCGGCACGCCAACAGCCTGGGCCAGGCAGTGCTCGCCGACTTCATCAGTGAGGGCCATTTCGACCGGCACGTACGCCGCATGCGCAAGCTCTATGCCTCGCGGGCGGAAGCCTTCGCCGAGGCCGCCGAGCGACACTGGCGCGGCTTGATCCGGGTGCCGGAAATCCGCGCCGGCCTGGACATCGCCGTCGAACTAGAGCTGGACGACGAAGCCGCCGCCTACGCCCGAATCAGCGCCGCCGGCATCGACCTGCTGCCGCTCACGCCCTACAGCGCCAGGCCCCGCGCGCCGGGGCTGGTGATGGGCTTCGCGCCCTACGACGAAGCCTCCATCCACGCAGCCGCCGAGGTACTGGGGCGCGCCTTGAGAAACTGA
- a CDS encoding FAD-dependent oxidoreductase, with product MKQQILIIGAGFGGLWSALSAVRLLDQQRADVAVTLLAPQAELRIRPRFYEHNVAGTTAPLGELFQAVGVNFVQGSATGIDSHAQRVRYSSVNGQVGELAYDRLVLAAGSEVARPAAAGIERHTFDVDSLESALKLEEHLHALASLPESPARNTVVVVGGGFTGIETATEMPGRLRAILGEDAAVNVIIVDPGQRIGAAMGDSIAEIIAHASETLGVSWRLGAPVSSVDEHGVTLANGERIETRTVIWAAGVKASPLTAQIDAPRDPRGRLHVDRNLKVLGQERIYATGDTAYAATDDLGNYALMTCQHAISLGRSAGNNAAADLLGVAPIPYSQPKYVTCLDLGGWGAVYTEGWDRQIKLTGEEGKQLKTQINTQWIYPPAADRAVALAAADPLIPVVA from the coding sequence ATGAAACAACAGATTCTGATCATCGGTGCCGGATTCGGCGGCCTCTGGAGTGCCCTCAGCGCAGTGCGCCTGCTCGACCAGCAGCGCGCGGACGTAGCGGTCACGCTGCTCGCGCCGCAGGCCGAACTGCGCATCCGCCCGCGCTTCTACGAACACAATGTCGCCGGCACCACCGCGCCGCTGGGTGAGCTGTTCCAGGCGGTCGGCGTGAACTTCGTCCAGGGCAGCGCCACCGGCATCGATAGTCACGCACAGCGCGTCCGCTACAGCAGCGTCAACGGTCAGGTGGGCGAGCTGGCATACGACCGCCTGGTGCTGGCGGCCGGCAGCGAAGTGGCGCGCCCGGCGGCCGCCGGCATCGAGCGTCACACCTTCGACGTGGACAGCCTGGAGTCGGCGCTGAAGCTGGAAGAACACCTGCATGCGCTGGCCAGCCTGCCGGAAAGCCCGGCACGCAATACCGTGGTGGTGGTGGGCGGTGGCTTCACCGGCATCGAGACCGCCACCGAAATGCCCGGCCGGCTGCGGGCGATCCTCGGTGAGGACGCTGCGGTGAACGTCATCATCGTCGATCCGGGCCAGCGCATCGGCGCCGCCATGGGCGACTCGATCGCCGAGATCATTGCCCACGCCAGCGAGACCCTTGGCGTGTCCTGGCGCCTGGGCGCCCCGGTGAGCTCGGTGGACGAGCACGGCGTGACCCTGGCCAATGGCGAGCGCATCGAGACCCGCACGGTGATCTGGGCCGCCGGGGTGAAGGCTTCGCCGCTGACCGCGCAGATTGATGCACCGCGCGATCCCCGTGGCCGCCTGCACGTCGACCGCAATCTCAAGGTACTGGGCCAGGAGCGGATCTACGCCACCGGCGATACCGCCTACGCCGCGACGGACGACCTGGGCAACTACGCGCTGATGACCTGCCAGCACGCCATCTCCCTGGGCCGCTCGGCGGGCAACAACGCTGCCGCCGACCTGCTGGGCGTCGCACCGATTCCCTACAGCCAGCCCAAGTACGTCACCTGCCTGGACCTGGGCGGTTGGGGCGCGGTGTACACCGAGGGCTGGGACCGCCAGATCAAGCTGACGGGGGAGGAGGGCAAGCAGCTCAAGACCCAGATCAACACCCAGTGGATCTACCCGCCGGCGGCCGATCGCGCGGTTGCGCTGGCTGCAGCCGACCCGCTGATCCCTGTGGTGGCGTGA
- a CDS encoding pirin family protein translates to MKKILGVYSSPRPHWVGDGFPVRTLFSYDSLGKHISPFLLLDFAGPQDFPPTTARRGVGQHPHRGFETVTIVYKGELEHRDSTGAGGRIGPGDVQWMTAAAGILHEEFHSEAFGRSGGTLEMVQLWVNLPARDKMSAPRYQTLLDSAIPVIELANGAGTLRLIAGQFDGRQGPAQTFTPIDVWDLRIKQGMPVSLPVVPGRTAALVVLHGTLLVNGSEVVREAQTVLFERAGEEVVLEANGEAHVLLLAGEPIDEPIVGYGPFVMNSESEIGQAIQDFESGRFGQLND, encoded by the coding sequence ATGAAGAAAATTCTCGGTGTCTATTCCAGCCCCAGGCCCCATTGGGTGGGTGACGGATTTCCGGTCCGCACGCTGTTTTCCTACGACAGCCTTGGCAAGCACATCAGCCCCTTCCTGCTGCTCGACTTCGCCGGCCCGCAGGACTTCCCGCCGACCACCGCGCGCCGGGGCGTAGGGCAGCATCCCCATCGCGGTTTCGAGACGGTCACCATCGTCTACAAGGGCGAACTGGAGCACCGCGACTCCACCGGAGCCGGTGGGCGTATCGGCCCTGGCGACGTGCAATGGATGACGGCGGCCGCGGGCATCCTCCACGAGGAGTTCCACTCCGAAGCCTTCGGCCGCAGCGGCGGCACCCTGGAAATGGTGCAGCTGTGGGTCAACCTGCCGGCGCGGGACAAGATGTCGGCGCCGCGTTACCAGACCCTGCTCGACAGCGCCATTCCCGTCATCGAACTGGCCAATGGCGCCGGCACGCTGCGCCTGATCGCAGGGCAGTTCGACGGCCGGCAGGGGCCCGCGCAGACCTTCACGCCGATCGATGTCTGGGACCTGCGGATCAAGCAGGGCATGCCGGTCAGCCTGCCCGTGGTGCCGGGACGCACTGCGGCCCTGGTGGTCCTGCACGGCACGCTGCTGGTGAACGGCAGCGAAGTCGTGCGCGAGGCGCAGACGGTGTTGTTCGAACGGGCAGGGGAGGAGGTGGTGCTGGAGGCGAACGGCGAGGCGCATGTGTTGCTGCTGGCCGGTGAGCCCATTGACGAGCCGATCGTCGGCTACGGCCCCTTCGTGATGAACAGTGAAAGCGAGATAGGTCAGGCGATTCAGGACTTCGAGAGTGGTCGGTTCGGCCAGCTGAACGACTGA